The following proteins are encoded in a genomic region of Actinomadura sp. NAK00032:
- a CDS encoding trypsin-like peptidase domain-containing protein → MDDWQWRAWVGHPSGGKLGAAFLITETRLLTCAHTVHGLDEARVGFPGLREGLTADVVRRGEWRHEGDPGDVAVLELRRPVPYEPARLAAPDDLHEHALAGRTFAVCGFPRRKDQNERHANVTTSPHRDMRREWWELKTGPGDWLEEGYSGSAVYDAATGEVIGMVTNAELRDGDRADLGWMLPLPHIRTYWEELDDLLPLRWLTPDARRELRELLDGVRCTDPLDAALERVTGRRAAGGFRSAWGSVRYVAEGWPQDRLVRYLAALGPHLPDAARGRLAAWSARHLPDAAPAAPRSGPASVIVRLERVTFDNAFDVTVHTWIDGAEGPRRPTERVPEKRVRAVAEAGVAALAPALFGRDWMIEFAVPESWLGKPFEQWHLDPRNRIPMRRYPVVVRDVERMRPDSFRRDQAHHRWRLLHERGRSDPRPIACDAPRKGSDFQDWLEANIDFCVLVYGSRPVKSWLTAALNNGIPVMLWTRTPCDAPSHGDCRGHRVLDELTAAVGGRHPGELPQVALALRKAALVAPKGEPHCGRDLTLLWDDPSRLPDPPLAMEV, encoded by the coding sequence GTGGACGACTGGCAGTGGCGCGCCTGGGTCGGCCATCCGTCCGGCGGCAAGCTCGGCGCGGCGTTCCTCATCACCGAGACCCGGCTGCTGACCTGCGCCCACACCGTCCACGGCCTGGACGAGGCGCGCGTCGGCTTCCCCGGCCTGCGGGAGGGCCTGACCGCGGACGTCGTCCGGCGCGGCGAGTGGCGGCACGAGGGCGACCCGGGCGACGTCGCCGTCCTGGAGCTGCGCCGGCCCGTCCCCTACGAGCCCGCCCGCCTGGCCGCCCCCGACGACCTGCACGAGCACGCCCTCGCCGGGCGGACGTTCGCCGTCTGCGGGTTCCCGCGCCGCAAGGACCAGAACGAGCGGCACGCGAACGTGACGACGTCCCCGCACCGCGACATGCGGCGCGAATGGTGGGAGCTGAAGACCGGGCCCGGCGACTGGCTGGAGGAGGGCTACAGCGGGTCGGCCGTGTACGACGCGGCGACCGGCGAGGTCATCGGCATGGTGACGAACGCCGAGCTGCGCGACGGCGACCGCGCCGACCTCGGCTGGATGCTCCCCCTCCCGCACATCCGGACGTACTGGGAGGAGCTGGACGACCTGCTGCCGCTCCGCTGGCTCACCCCGGACGCGCGCCGCGAGCTGCGCGAACTCCTCGACGGGGTGCGCTGCACCGACCCGCTCGACGCCGCCCTGGAGCGCGTCACCGGGCGCCGGGCGGCCGGCGGGTTCCGGTCCGCGTGGGGGTCGGTGCGGTACGTCGCCGAGGGCTGGCCGCAGGACCGGCTCGTCCGCTACCTCGCGGCGCTCGGCCCGCACCTGCCGGACGCGGCGCGCGGGCGGCTGGCCGCCTGGTCGGCGCGCCACCTGCCGGACGCCGCGCCCGCCGCCCCGCGCTCGGGGCCCGCGTCGGTGATCGTCCGGCTGGAGCGGGTCACCTTCGACAACGCCTTCGACGTGACCGTGCACACCTGGATCGACGGCGCCGAGGGGCCGCGCCGGCCGACCGAGCGCGTCCCGGAGAAGCGGGTGCGGGCGGTGGCCGAGGCGGGCGTGGCGGCGCTGGCGCCCGCGCTGTTCGGCCGCGACTGGATGATCGAGTTCGCGGTGCCGGAGAGCTGGCTCGGCAAGCCGTTCGAGCAGTGGCACCTCGACCCGCGCAACCGGATCCCGATGCGCCGCTACCCGGTCGTCGTGCGGGACGTGGAGCGGATGCGGCCCGACTCGTTCCGGCGCGACCAGGCGCACCACCGCTGGCGGCTGCTGCACGAGCGGGGCCGCAGCGACCCGCGCCCCATCGCCTGCGACGCGCCCCGCAAGGGCAGCGACTTCCAGGACTGGCTGGAGGCGAACATCGACTTCTGCGTGCTCGTCTACGGGTCGCGCCCGGTGAAGAGCTGGCTGACGGCCGCGCTCAACAACGGCATCCCCGTCATGCTGTGGACGCGCACGCCGTGCGACGCCCCGTCCCACGGCGACTGCCGGGGGCACCGTGTGCTGGACGAGCTGACCGCCGCCGTCGGCGGCAGGCATCCGGGCGAGCTGCCGCAGGTGGCGCTCGCCCTGCGCAAGGCCGCCCTGGTGGCGCCGAAGGGCGAGCCGCACTGCGGGCGCGACCTGACCCTGCTGTGGGACGACCCGTCCCGCCTTCCCGACCCCCCGCTCGCCATGGAGGTATAG
- a CDS encoding CU044_2847 family protein, which produces MNELVRWQTEHGTIVVESDDREPGFQSVSRSGEIFRDAAGRFEEAFGNVREAAQSALAALRGGDLNPDAVELEFGVKLNAAAGAVIAKTSVEGHLKVKMTWGQPVPPAGGGTAEEGA; this is translated from the coding sequence GTGAACGAACTGGTGCGGTGGCAGACCGAGCACGGGACGATCGTCGTGGAGAGCGACGACCGCGAGCCCGGATTCCAGTCCGTCTCCCGGAGCGGCGAGATCTTCCGCGACGCGGCGGGCAGGTTCGAGGAGGCGTTCGGCAACGTCCGGGAGGCGGCCCAGTCGGCGCTCGCGGCGCTGCGCGGCGGCGACCTGAACCCCGACGCGGTCGAGCTGGAGTTCGGCGTCAAGCTCAACGCGGCGGCCGGGGCCGTCATCGCGAAGACGTCCGTCGAGGGGCACCTCAAGGTCAAGATGACCTGGGGGCAGCCGGTCCCGCCGGCCGGCGGCGGGACGGCCGAAGAGGGGGCGTAG
- a CDS encoding MMPL family transporter, with translation MERFSGLVLRHRLLVTLMWLALTCAGALAATQVTDRLKEDFAPPGSAARDANEAIARQYGTGGAHTPLVPVVTLPAGQTADSPAAKAALGEAFGTAGRKLDARVVSYASTGDGRFVSPGGRTTFGLVFPHNEAAADGAADEGPDLSEPLRQALLSALPSGATVHVTGIDGLAEGAGGEGPSVLVETLVGGVGALVVLAFVFGSFLAVVPLAIAVVSILTSFLVVYGITGVTDVNFMVQFVVALIGLGVAVDYSLLLVTRWREERARGHRGEEAVRRAMATAGHAVLFSAVAVAIGLTAMLVVPVGFLRSVALGGMIIPMVSALATLTLLPVVLATVGPFLDRPRLRKETGPSRAWTAWTRLVVRFRWVAVLVSTAMLACLAYAALGLNLGEAHSGAMAKSGPAYEGLAALQRGEVPSGVLTPVDVLVPPGTDPAGVAADLRSLPGVHAVAAPDGDAWRKGGSALVTVLPADEGGTGAGKDTVKAVRAAVPPGVQVGGGTAADLDFTDKVYGTFPLMLALIGLLTFVLLARAFRSLLLPLKAVLLNLLSLAAVLGATVLVWQHGHGSEQLWGISATGSIAVFVPAMVFAFLYGLSMDYEVFILARMREEYDRTGSTEAAVVEGIGRTGRLVTSAALILFLAFASLAAAPIIEVKIFATGLGLGILLDATVVRALLVPAMVALLGRWNWWLPAWAAALLRVPPSPDGRDRAGLAEAGDLVPHALSDRSPG, from the coding sequence ATGGAGAGATTCTCTGGACTGGTGCTGCGGCACAGACTCCTGGTCACACTGATGTGGCTGGCACTGACCTGCGCGGGCGCGCTCGCCGCCACGCAGGTCACCGACCGGCTCAAGGAGGACTTCGCGCCGCCGGGGTCGGCGGCGCGCGACGCCAACGAGGCGATCGCCCGGCAGTACGGGACGGGCGGCGCGCACACCCCGCTCGTCCCCGTCGTCACCCTCCCGGCCGGGCAGACCGCCGACTCACCGGCGGCGAAGGCGGCTCTCGGGGAGGCCTTCGGCACGGCCGGACGGAAGCTGGACGCCCGCGTCGTCTCCTACGCCTCCACCGGCGACGGCAGGTTCGTCTCGCCCGGCGGGCGGACCACCTTCGGCCTGGTCTTCCCGCACAATGAGGCGGCCGCCGACGGGGCCGCAGACGAAGGGCCCGACCTCAGCGAGCCGCTCCGGCAGGCGCTGCTGTCCGCGCTGCCGTCCGGCGCGACGGTCCATGTGACGGGCATCGACGGCCTCGCGGAGGGCGCGGGCGGCGAGGGGCCCAGCGTGCTCGTCGAGACCCTGGTCGGCGGCGTCGGCGCGCTGGTGGTGCTGGCCTTCGTGTTCGGGTCGTTCCTGGCGGTGGTCCCGCTGGCGATCGCCGTGGTGTCGATCCTGACCTCGTTCCTCGTCGTGTACGGGATCACCGGCGTCACCGACGTCAACTTCATGGTGCAGTTCGTGGTGGCGCTGATCGGGCTCGGCGTCGCGGTCGACTACTCGCTGCTGCTGGTGACCCGGTGGCGGGAGGAACGCGCGCGCGGCCACCGGGGCGAGGAGGCCGTGCGGCGGGCGATGGCGACGGCCGGGCACGCCGTGCTGTTCAGCGCGGTCGCGGTCGCCATCGGGCTGACCGCCATGCTCGTCGTCCCGGTCGGCTTCCTGCGCAGCGTCGCGCTCGGCGGAATGATCATCCCGATGGTGAGCGCGCTGGCGACGCTGACCCTGCTCCCGGTCGTGCTGGCGACCGTCGGGCCGTTCCTCGACCGGCCTCGCCTGCGCAAGGAGACCGGACCGAGCCGCGCCTGGACGGCCTGGACCCGGCTGGTGGTGCGGTTCCGCTGGGTGGCCGTGCTCGTCTCCACGGCGATGCTCGCCTGCCTGGCGTACGCGGCGCTCGGCCTGAACCTGGGCGAGGCGCACAGCGGCGCCATGGCCAAGTCCGGCCCGGCCTACGAGGGCCTGGCCGCCCTGCAGCGCGGCGAAGTGCCGTCCGGCGTCCTGACGCCCGTGGACGTGCTCGTGCCGCCGGGCACGGACCCGGCCGGGGTCGCGGCCGACCTGCGTTCGCTGCCGGGCGTGCACGCGGTCGCCGCGCCGGACGGCGACGCCTGGCGCAAGGGCGGCTCGGCCCTGGTCACCGTGCTGCCCGCAGACGAGGGCGGCACCGGCGCGGGCAAGGACACCGTGAAGGCCGTCCGGGCCGCCGTGCCACCGGGAGTGCAGGTGGGCGGCGGGACCGCCGCCGACCTCGACTTCACCGACAAGGTCTACGGGACGTTCCCGCTGATGCTCGCCCTCATCGGCCTGCTGACGTTCGTGCTGCTGGCCCGCGCGTTCCGCTCGCTCCTGCTGCCGCTGAAGGCCGTGCTGCTCAACCTGCTGTCGCTGGCGGCCGTGCTCGGCGCGACCGTGCTGGTCTGGCAGCACGGGCACGGCAGCGAGCAGCTGTGGGGGATCTCGGCGACCGGTTCCATCGCGGTGTTCGTCCCGGCGATGGTGTTCGCGTTCCTCTACGGGCTGTCGATGGACTACGAGGTCTTCATCCTCGCCCGGATGCGGGAGGAGTACGACCGCACCGGATCGACCGAGGCCGCCGTCGTCGAGGGCATCGGGCGGACCGGCCGCCTGGTGACCAGCGCGGCGCTGATCCTGTTCCTGGCGTTCGCCTCCCTGGCGGCCGCGCCCATCATCGAGGTGAAGATCTTCGCGACGGGCCTCGGGCTCGGCATCCTGCTGGACGCGACGGTCGTCCGCGCGCTGCTCGTGCCCGCGATGGTCGCGCTGCTCGGCCGCTGGAACTGGTGGCTGCCCGCCTGGGCGGCGGCGCTCCTGCGCGTCCCGCCGTCACCGGACGGCCGCGACCGCGCCGGGCTGGCCGAGGCCGGCGACCTAGTGCCGCACGCGCTGTCGGACCGGTCGCCCGGCTAA
- a CDS encoding MmcQ/YjbR family DNA-binding protein, with protein sequence MITVEQVRALARTLPRTTEHLIHDRVKFRVGSIVYVAFSRDETEMGFAFPKEERAALVASEPEKFHLPRESEMRFNWVECRTAALDEPEMRELVIEAWRMVVPKKVAAARLGDLPSGGAP encoded by the coding sequence ATGATCACGGTCGAGCAGGTACGGGCGCTGGCGCGGACCCTGCCCCGCACGACGGAGCACCTCATCCACGACCGGGTGAAGTTCCGCGTCGGCTCCATCGTCTACGTCGCCTTCTCGCGGGACGAGACGGAGATGGGGTTCGCGTTCCCCAAGGAGGAGCGCGCCGCGCTGGTGGCGTCCGAGCCGGAGAAGTTCCACCTGCCCCGCGAGTCGGAGATGCGGTTCAACTGGGTGGAGTGCCGGACGGCCGCCCTCGACGAGCCCGAGATGCGCGAACTCGTCATCGAGGCGTGGCGGATGGTCGTCCCGAAGAAGGTCGCCGCCGCCCGCCTCGGCGACCTCCCGTCGGGCGGCGCCCCGTAG
- a CDS encoding cell wall metabolism sensor histidine kinase WalK — MTLRRRLVLIVLVLLTLGFVTAGASTVAALFDWKSATNDRLMTEVGREAAAIVSARAGRGEGLALPPESGDLRRLWRAGAGHGGFPSFLQIRGPNGAVVQTLAFAETPPIPAGVRAGRPSEGNPDGERFSRIEARVAGDGDRSGGPFGGQVPDWRVRAALLPDGQGTLVMAMRTTEQDELLARTLGTLVTVTVVVLGVVGLLAWWAIRSALRPLDEIAGTAAAIGGGDLARRVDVPGPRTEVGRLSTALNGMLGQIEAAFREREASEHRLRRFIADASHELRTPVATVRGYAELFRRGAADRPGDLAKAMRRIESEAERMGLLVDEMLLLARLDQGRPLERRPVDLAVLAADAVADAGAVEPGRPLTLEAGEPVPVSGDAERLRQVLANLLANVRTHTPAGTPATVRAALDGDRAVIEVADRGPGLTAEQRAKVFERFYRADAARSRDQGGAGLGLSIVAAVAEAHGGTATVRSAPGEGAVFTVSLPAASPAAASLPAAPT, encoded by the coding sequence GTGACCCTGCGCAGGCGGCTCGTCCTCATCGTGCTCGTGCTGCTCACGCTGGGCTTCGTCACCGCCGGGGCCTCCACCGTCGCCGCCCTCTTCGACTGGAAGAGCGCCACCAACGACCGGCTGATGACGGAGGTCGGACGCGAGGCCGCGGCGATCGTGTCCGCCCGCGCGGGCCGGGGCGAGGGACTGGCGCTGCCGCCCGAGTCCGGCGACCTGCGGCGCCTGTGGCGGGCGGGCGCCGGGCACGGCGGCTTCCCTTCGTTCCTGCAGATCCGCGGCCCGAACGGCGCCGTCGTCCAGACCCTGGCGTTCGCCGAGACTCCCCCGATCCCGGCCGGCGTCCGCGCGGGACGGCCGAGCGAGGGCAACCCGGACGGGGAGCGGTTCTCGCGGATCGAGGCGCGGGTGGCCGGTGACGGCGACCGCTCCGGGGGGCCGTTCGGCGGCCAGGTGCCCGACTGGCGCGTCCGCGCCGCGCTTCTGCCGGACGGGCAGGGCACGCTGGTCATGGCGATGCGCACCACCGAGCAGGACGAACTGCTCGCCCGGACGCTCGGCACGCTCGTCACGGTGACGGTCGTGGTCCTCGGCGTGGTCGGGCTGCTGGCCTGGTGGGCGATCCGGAGCGCGCTGCGCCCGCTGGACGAGATCGCCGGGACGGCCGCCGCGATCGGCGGCGGGGACCTGGCGCGGCGGGTCGACGTGCCGGGCCCGCGGACCGAGGTCGGACGGCTGAGCACCGCGCTCAACGGGATGCTCGGGCAGATCGAGGCGGCCTTCCGGGAGCGCGAGGCGTCCGAGCACCGGCTGCGGCGCTTCATCGCGGACGCCTCGCATGAACTCAGGACCCCGGTCGCCACCGTGCGCGGCTACGCCGAACTGTTCCGGCGCGGCGCCGCCGACCGGCCCGGGGACCTCGCCAAGGCGATGCGCCGCATCGAGTCCGAGGCCGAGCGGATGGGCCTGCTGGTGGACGAGATGCTCCTGCTGGCCCGGCTCGACCAGGGCCGCCCGCTGGAACGGCGGCCCGTCGACCTGGCCGTCCTCGCCGCGGACGCGGTCGCCGACGCCGGGGCCGTCGAGCCCGGCCGCCCGCTCACCCTGGAGGCCGGTGAGCCGGTGCCGGTCTCCGGGGACGCCGAACGGCTGCGGCAGGTGCTCGCGAACCTGCTGGCCAACGTCCGCACGCACACCCCCGCCGGCACGCCCGCCACCGTCCGCGCGGCCCTGGACGGCGACCGGGCGGTCATCGAGGTGGCCGACCGGGGGCCGGGGCTCACCGCGGAGCAGCGCGCCAAGGTGTTCGAACGGTTCTACCGCGCCGACGCGGCCCGCTCGCGCGACCAGGGCGGCGCCGGGCTCGGACTGTCGATCGTCGCCGCCGTCGCGGAGGCGCACGGCGGCACCGCCACCGTGCGGTCCGCGCCCGGGGAGGGCGCGGTGTTCACCGTCTCCCTCCCCGCCGCCTCCCCTGCCGCCGCCTCACTCCCCGCCGCGCCCACCTGA
- a CDS encoding endonuclease/exonuclease/phosphatase family protein encodes MSRIRWDVLLGVVVLADVVHVFLPSLITLVGSAGSTPAEVMGAYALSWFVAAFLTVPLARLVPAGRLAIGGAALMVVARVVLQAADGGDPQLYAASAGLLGGLVWLTATAMTVRDTAPVMTGFAGGLAAATALHAAVEGIDLVWRTGVVPWIPVVAYLGLFAFALARRPGGSEGVAAPRIWLAAGPAFLLWGMWTGNAAHAQASAGWSGGVAAAVVAAAAVLSVAVAARPRFWTRHPLVPAAGLVLSVLGFAAGRATIDGVHGVSPAWTVAAQVLGQVALAGCLGWAASVPGPDRAGRRGTAMAGGWLLFVVLMFAYYSAYDLGTPNQWVPVATALGVAALVVRAPSPSRERGLEPWAAGAAVVAVLAVAAVPLWRDTGPRWRPLDDGGLRLAAYNVRMGYGMDGTMTVTRQADALRALRPHVVVLSEVDRAWLLNGGRDSLRLLSERLGLRAIWAPAADEVWGDALLTDLPVTSVRNMPLAEGGPTGAQALAVGLRWQGRDVTVIATHTQPPSDWSDLRQAEQLGALARDAARDGRQVVLAGDLNLEPGSRPWDVLMRAGLTDALAPSRPFPTTPDSAEQIDHVLVTSGLVGRNAANPAVRHSDHRPIAVTLTTR; translated from the coding sequence ATGTCGCGTATCCGGTGGGACGTCCTGCTGGGCGTCGTCGTGCTGGCGGACGTGGTGCACGTCTTCCTGCCGTCGCTGATCACGCTGGTGGGCAGCGCGGGCTCGACCCCGGCCGAGGTCATGGGCGCGTACGCGTTGTCGTGGTTCGTGGCCGCGTTCCTCACCGTCCCGCTGGCGCGGCTGGTCCCGGCAGGCCGCTTGGCGATCGGCGGCGCGGCGCTGATGGTGGTCGCGCGAGTCGTCCTCCAGGCCGCGGACGGCGGCGACCCCCAGCTCTACGCGGCCAGCGCGGGCCTGCTCGGCGGGCTGGTGTGGCTGACCGCGACCGCCATGACCGTCCGGGACACCGCGCCGGTGATGACCGGGTTCGCGGGCGGGCTCGCGGCGGCCACGGCGCTGCACGCGGCGGTCGAGGGCATCGACCTCGTGTGGCGGACGGGCGTCGTGCCGTGGATCCCGGTCGTCGCCTACCTGGGGTTGTTCGCGTTCGCGCTGGCGCGGCGGCCCGGCGGGAGCGAAGGCGTCGCCGCGCCCCGGATCTGGCTGGCGGCCGGTCCCGCGTTCCTGCTGTGGGGCATGTGGACGGGCAACGCGGCGCACGCGCAGGCCAGCGCGGGATGGTCGGGCGGTGTCGCGGCGGCCGTCGTGGCGGCGGCGGCCGTGCTGTCCGTGGCGGTCGCGGCGCGGCCCCGGTTCTGGACGCGGCATCCGCTGGTCCCGGCGGCCGGGCTCGTGCTGTCGGTGCTCGGGTTCGCCGCCGGGCGCGCCACGATCGACGGCGTCCACGGCGTCTCCCCCGCCTGGACGGTGGCCGCCCAGGTCCTCGGGCAGGTCGCGCTGGCCGGGTGCCTCGGCTGGGCCGCGTCCGTCCCCGGCCCCGACCGGGCGGGACGGCGCGGGACGGCGATGGCGGGCGGCTGGCTGCTGTTCGTCGTGCTGATGTTCGCCTACTACTCCGCCTACGACCTCGGCACCCCGAACCAGTGGGTGCCCGTGGCGACCGCGCTGGGCGTGGCCGCCCTGGTCGTCCGCGCCCCGAGCCCGTCGCGGGAGCGCGGGCTCGAACCGTGGGCGGCGGGCGCGGCGGTCGTCGCCGTCCTCGCGGTGGCGGCCGTCCCCCTGTGGCGCGACACCGGGCCGCGCTGGCGACCGCTCGACGACGGCGGGCTCCGGCTCGCCGCCTACAACGTGCGCATGGGATACGGCATGGACGGCACGATGACCGTCACCCGGCAGGCGGACGCCCTGCGCGCGCTGCGCCCGCACGTCGTCGTCCTCAGCGAGGTCGACCGCGCCTGGCTGCTGAACGGCGGCCGCGACTCGCTGCGGCTGCTCTCCGAGCGGCTGGGGCTGCGGGCGATCTGGGCGCCAGCGGCGGACGAGGTGTGGGGCGACGCGCTGCTCACCGACCTGCCGGTGACGTCCGTCCGGAACATGCCGCTGGCCGAGGGCGGCCCGACGGGCGCGCAGGCGCTCGCCGTCGGGCTGCGCTGGCAGGGCCGCGACGTCACGGTGATCGCCACGCACACGCAGCCGCCCTCGGACTGGTCCGACCTGCGCCAGGCCGAGCAGCTCGGCGCCTTGGCCAGGGACGCCGCGCGGGACGGCCGGCAGGTCGTCCTCGCCGGTGACCTCAACCTGGAGCCGGGCTCCCGCCCCTGGGACGTGCTGATGCGCGCCGGGCTGACCGACGCGCTCGCGCCGTCCCGCCCGTTCCCGACCACGCCGGACTCGGCGGAGCAGATCGACCATGTGCTCGTCACGTCCGGCCTGGTCGGGCGGAACGCCGCCAACCCGGCCGTCCGCCACTCTGACCACCGGCCGATCGCCGTCACGCTCACCACCAGATGA
- a CDS encoding response regulator transcription factor, which yields MTNTPSAPPTRVLVVDDEDYLADLVATALRYEGFEAAVAGSGAEALRQVARFAPDLIVLDVMLPDGSGLETCARLRREGCEAPVVFLTARDATEDKIKGLTVGGDDYVTKPFSLEELIARVRAVLRRTRPRGGAPARAAFADLEIDEDSYEVRRGGALVELTPTEFKLLRYLVLNAGRVLTKRQILDHVWEYDFGGGDGVVQTYVSYLRRKVDDREPRLIHTVPRVGYVMRLPREGR from the coding sequence GTGACCAACACGCCGAGTGCCCCTCCCACCCGCGTCCTCGTGGTCGACGACGAGGACTACCTCGCCGACCTGGTCGCCACCGCCCTCCGGTACGAGGGCTTCGAGGCGGCGGTCGCCGGCTCCGGCGCCGAGGCGCTGCGGCAGGTGGCGCGGTTCGCCCCCGACCTCATCGTGCTCGACGTGATGCTGCCCGACGGGTCGGGCCTGGAGACCTGCGCCCGGCTGCGCCGCGAGGGCTGCGAGGCGCCGGTGGTGTTCCTGACCGCCCGCGACGCCACCGAGGACAAGATCAAGGGGCTGACGGTCGGCGGCGACGACTACGTGACCAAGCCGTTCAGCCTGGAGGAGCTGATCGCGCGCGTCCGGGCCGTGCTGCGCCGCACCCGGCCGCGCGGCGGCGCCCCGGCGCGGGCGGCTTTCGCCGACCTGGAGATCGACGAGGACTCCTACGAGGTGCGGCGCGGCGGCGCCCTCGTCGAACTCACCCCCACCGAGTTCAAGCTGCTGCGCTACCTGGTGCTCAACGCGGGCCGCGTGCTGACCAAGCGGCAGATCCTCGACCATGTGTGGGAGTACGACTTCGGCGGCGGCGACGGCGTCGTGCAGACCTACGTCAGCTACCTGCGGCGCAAGGTGGACGACCGCGAGCCGCGCCTCATCCACACCGTGCCGCGCGTCGGCTACGTCATGCGGCTGCCGCGGGAGGGGCGGTGA